One Fusobacterium simiae DNA window includes the following coding sequences:
- a CDS encoding branched-chain amino acid transporter permease: MNNNLYLFLAMISAGIGMIICRMLPYIIFANGKLPKLVKFYEKYLPYSLMAILFCFCLASVNFSVYPYGFPEILTLLIVAILQFWKKNMMLSLFLGTVIYLILIRYV; the protein is encoded by the coding sequence ATGAATAATAATTTATATCTTTTTTTAGCTATGATATCTGCTGGAATAGGAATGATTATTTGTAGAATGTTACCCTATATTATTTTTGCAAATGGTAAACTACCAAAGTTAGTAAAATTTTATGAAAAATATCTACCTTATTCATTGATGGCAATATTATTTTGCTTTTGTTTAGCATCTGTTAATTTTTCTGTTTATCCTTATGGCTTTCCAGAAATTTTAACCTTACTTATTGTTGCTATTTTACAATTTTGGAAGAAAAATATGATGTTATCATTGTTTTTAGGAACTGTTATTTATTTGATTTTAATTAGATATGTATGA
- a CDS encoding AzlC family ABC transporter permease has product MEEFKFALKKYILIAFAYLFIGMTCGLLMKEAGYGVFWSFFSSAFVYGGTIQLLMVGLLKAHTPIITIGLISIFVNSRHMFYGLTYLEEFKEIRKKSFLKFLYLSLTLTDEVYSLYTSSKFPERLDRVKTMLWINALSYFTWMFGCIAGNVAFNFINFSLEGIDFIITEFFCIVVISQLINDKSYISTSVGIISSIVAFLIVVSNFILLAIIFSMLSLLLLKNKVDKKEVDKYE; this is encoded by the coding sequence ATGGAAGAATTTAAGTTTGCATTAAAAAAATATATTTTGATAGCCTTTGCATATCTTTTTATTGGTATGACTTGTGGACTTTTAATGAAAGAAGCAGGCTATGGTGTTTTTTGGTCATTCTTTTCATCAGCCTTTGTCTATGGGGGAACAATACAACTTTTAATGGTAGGGCTATTAAAGGCACATACTCCAATTATAACAATAGGTTTAATTTCAATATTTGTAAATTCAAGACATATGTTTTATGGCTTAACTTATTTAGAAGAATTTAAAGAAATAAGGAAAAAATCATTTTTAAAGTTTTTATACCTATCATTAACTTTAACTGATGAAGTCTATTCGCTTTATACAAGTTCAAAATTTCCAGAAAGATTAGACAGAGTAAAAACAATGCTTTGGATTAATGCCTTATCATATTTTACTTGGATGTTTGGCTGTATTGCAGGAAATGTTGCATTTAACTTTATTAATTTTAGTTTAGAAGGTATTGATTTTATAATTACAGAATTCTTCTGTATTGTTGTTATTTCTCAACTTATTAATGATAAATCATACATCTCAACTTCTGTTGGAATAATTTCATCTATTGTTGCATTTTTAATAGTAGTAAGCAATTTTATACTTTTAGCTATTATATTTAGTATGCTTTCACTATTACTATTAAAAAATAAAGTTGATAAGAAAGAAGTTGATAAATATGAATAA
- a CDS encoding DMT family transporter: protein MDKKRYFGDLMLFLAAFIWGTAFVAQVTGMDRIGPFTFNMARSVIAIICLGAYLIITKAKLPENLGLLLQGGLVCGLFIFLGTSLQQIGLQYTTAGKTGFITSFYILIIPFLSVIFLKHKIDLLTWGSIILGFIGLYLLAIPNLNEFTINKGDFIVFIGSFLWAGHILIIDYYSKKINPVELSFLQFVVLTILSGICAFIFENETATMSNIMFSWKSIAYAGFLSSGIAYTLQMVGQKYTNPVIASLILSLEAVFAALAGYFMLDEIMTSREFLGCCIVFLAIISSQIPKDIFKKKYIGIKK, encoded by the coding sequence ATGGATAAGAAACGATACTTTGGAGATTTGATGTTATTTTTAGCAGCATTTATATGGGGAACTGCTTTTGTCGCCCAAGTTACAGGTATGGACAGGATAGGACCATTTACTTTTAATATGGCTCGTTCTGTTATTGCAATTATATGTTTAGGTGCTTATTTAATTATTACTAAAGCTAAGTTACCTGAAAATTTAGGACTTTTATTACAAGGTGGATTAGTTTGTGGACTTTTTATATTTTTAGGAACTTCTCTACAACAAATTGGTTTACAATATACAACAGCTGGAAAAACTGGTTTTATAACTTCTTTTTATATTTTGATTATCCCATTTTTAAGTGTAATATTCTTAAAACATAAGATAGATTTACTAACTTGGGGAAGTATAATTTTAGGCTTTATAGGACTTTATTTATTAGCTATTCCAAATTTAAATGAATTTACAATAAATAAAGGAGATTTTATAGTTTTTATTGGATCTTTTCTTTGGGCAGGCCATATTTTAATAATAGATTATTATTCTAAAAAAATTAATCCTGTTGAACTTTCATTTTTACAATTTGTTGTATTGACAATTTTATCAGGAATATGTGCCTTTATTTTTGAAAATGAAACTGCAACAATGTCTAATATTATGTTTTCATGGAAATCTATTGCTTATGCAGGATTTTTATCATCAGGAATAGCTTATACTTTACAAATGGTTGGGCAAAAATATACAAATCCTGTAATTGCTTCTTTAATTTTAAGTTTAGAAGCTGTCTTTGCTGCATTGGCAGGTTACTTTATGCTTGATGAAATTATGACTTCAAGAGAGTTTTTAGGTTGTTGTATTGTATTTTTAGCAATAATATCTTCACAAATACCTAAGGATATATTTAAAAAAAAATACATAGGTATAAAAAAATAA